A single region of the Polyodon spathula isolate WHYD16114869_AA chromosome 40, ASM1765450v1, whole genome shotgun sequence genome encodes:
- the LOC121304811 gene encoding kelch-like protein 20, producing the protein MWSPKRWRDQEYAPSEALSDSDSEEEDFPDESSKSLGDYITQGLKQLLNAQQLCDVTLAVEGKKFMCHRVLLASVSPYFRAMFTSPLAESRLAEIRLEEVTPEVVQTVVHFIYTGEAGLNPDTAEDLFVAANRLQVLPLQDLCARFLFEHLSLDNCLGMYSLARSHHDPLLLRASLRLVAHNFPRVSRQKDFLLLDPGTLGSLLSSDRLGVESELEVYRAARRWAQHQPRQRNQHLPALLSHLRPGLLAEEELRKVREELGWGGGSVAPPRPREGMFEKKIVCIDLKPRGDHELSGPGFAVDCFDPRTGRWEKLADLKSVTGPGCAAVGDRLFVAGGVQGSGVVSDTLHEYDPVADRWTERPPMAVPRVMHGFLGTCGKLYALGGCNRASFLDSVEVYDLQANAWAPSPPPGSRMPLPLRSFAAASLRGKLYLLGGTTVEESRAAVHHGVLIYNTALDHWARVHLETGATFCAGGVAVRGGVCAVGGYCRDASKFTDGNYTRLEPMDATGRVLFFREGRGSSREVVGVGQGAGAGPVVFPGLPRRIAAGGVARWKRRIYMLGGENGARFYDSVYCWKPGWRSWVQRREKLPLETGGVSQFGCTTLKFPKKHILSRLRAFEEEGDSD; encoded by the exons ATGTGGTCCCCAAAGCGGTGGCGCGACCAAGAGTACGCCCCCTCTGAGGCTCTGTCCGACAGCGATTCGGAAGAGGAAGATTTTCCCGACGAGAGCTCCAAGTCTCTGGGAGACTACATTACACAAG GCTTGAAGCAGCTCCTGAATGCCCAGCAGCTGTGTGATGTCACTCTGGCGGTGGAAGGGAAGAAGTTCATGTGTCACAG GGTGCTCCTGGCCTCAGTCAGCCCGTATTTTCGTGCTATGTTCACCAGCCCGCTTGCAGAGTCCCGTCTGGCTGAGATCCGTCTGGAGGAAGTGACCCCGGAAGTGGTTCAGACCGTCGTTCACTTCATCTACACCGGGGAGGCGGGGCTGAACCCTGACACCGCCGAGGACCTGTTTGTTGCGGCCAATCGGCTGCAAGTTCTTCCTCTGCAGGACTTGTGCGccag GTTCCTCTTCGAGCATCTCTCCCTGGATAACTGCCTGGGCATGTACTCCCTGGCCCGCTCTCACCACGATCCTCTTTTGCTTCGTGCCTCCCTGCGTCTTGTTGCCCACAACTTCCCTCGCGTGTCACGGCAGAAAGACTTCCTGCTACTGGACCCGGGCACCCTGGGCAGTCTGCTCTCCTCCGACCGGTTGGGAGTGGAGTCTGAGCTGGAGGTGTACCGGGCAGCCCGGCGCTGGGCCCAGCACCAACCCAGGCAGCGTAACCAGCATCTCCCTGCCTTGCTGAGCCACCTGCGCCCAGGGCTGCTGGCCGAGGAGGAGCTGAGGAAGGTGCGGGAGGAGCTGGGGTGGGGAGGAGGCAGTGTCGCCCCCCCCAGGCCCAGGGAGGGCATGTTCGAGAAGAAGATCGTCTGCATCGATCTCAAGCCCCGGGGGGACCACGAGCTGTCGGGCCCGGGCTTCGCAGTGGACTGTTTCGACCCGCGGACTGGCCGTTGGGAGAAGCTGGCAGACCTCAAGTCCGTGACGGGGCCTGGCTGCGCGGCGGTGGGCGATCGGCTCTTCGTGGCCGGGGGGGTGCAGGGCAGCGGCGTGGTCTCAGACACTCTGCACGAATATGACCCTGTGGCGGACCGCTGGACCGAGCGGCCCCCCATGGCTGTGCCCAGGGTGATGCATGGCTTCTTGGGCACTTGCGGGAAGCTCTACGCCCTGGGGGGCTGCAACCGGGCCTCCTTCCTGGACTCTGTGGAGGTGTATGACCTGCAGGCCAACGCCTGGGCCCCTTCCCCGCCCCCCGGCTCCAGGATGCCCCTCCCTCTGCGCTCCTTTGCCGCGGCTTCTCTGCGGGGGAAGCTGTACCTGCTGGGCGGCACCACGGTGGAGGAGAGCCGGGCCGCCGTGCACCACGGGGTTCTCATCTACAACACGGCGCTGGACCACTGGGCCCGGGTGCACCTGGAGACAGGGGCCACCTTCTGCGCAGGTGGGGTGGCAGTGAGGGGCGGGGTCTGCGCCGTGGGGGGTTACTGCCGGGATGCCAGCAAGTTCACAGACGGCAACTACACCCGTCTGGAGCCAATGGACGCGACCGGCCGCGTGCTGTTCTTCCGCGAGGGCCGGGGCTCGAGTCGAGAGGTGGTGGGGGTGGGGCAGGGTGCTGGGGCTGGGCCTGTGGTGTTCCCAGGGCTGCCTCGCCGCATCGCTGCAGGGGGGGTGGCTCGCTGGAAGAGGCGCATCTACATGCTGGGCGGAGAGAACGGCGCTCGGTTCTACGACAGCGTGTACTGCTGGAAGCCAGGCTGGAGGAGCTGGGTGCAGAGGAGGGAGAAGCTGCCACTAGAGACTGGGGGGGTTAGCCAGTTCGGCTGCACCACACTGAAGTTCCCCAAGAAACACATCCTGTCCCGTCTGAGGGCCTTTGAGGAAGAGGGGGACAGCGACTGA